TTGATTGTCCAGTGGTACCCATGCGATGAAGACAGAAAGCACCCGTCTGTGTCATGGCTTAGGATGGTGTGGAAGCATCTCTACGTACATTTTTCAGAGGATCTGACTTTATTTGATGAGATGCCGCTCATCCCCAGGACCCCACTAGAAGAAGGGCAGACATGTGTGGAGCTCATCAGACTCAGGGCTCCTTCATTAGTCATTTTAGACAACGAGTCAGAAGCACAGCTTCCAGAATTTTTAGCGGATGTGGTACAGAAGCTTGGAGGGATTGTCCTTAAAAAATTAGATGCCTCCATACAGCACccacttattaaaaaatatatccacCTGCCCTCACCGAGTGCTGTGCTGCACATCATGGAGAAGATGCCTCTGCAGAAGCTGTGTAACCAGGTTGCATCGCTGCTTCCAACGCACAAAGACGCCCTGCGTAAGTTCTTAGCCAACTTGACTGAGAGCAGtgagaaggagaagagaataaTTCAGGAGCTGACAATATTCAAGCGCATCAACCATTCATCCAGCCAGGGGCTGTCCTCCTACACCAGGCTGAAGGGCTGCAGGGTCCTGCACCCTGCGGCCACTCTCCCGGCTGGCCTGCGGCTCTCCATCTCAGTAGTGGACAGCAGCGATGAGGCCACCATCCGCCTGGCGAACTTGCTGAAGGTGGAGAAGGTCAGGACCACCAGCTGCTTGAAGCTCATCTTAAAAGACATAGAAAGTACATTTTACTCTCAAGAAGAGGTGACACACCTTGTGCTATGGGTCCTTGAGAACCTGTCCTCTCTCAAAAGTGAGAACCCAAATGTGCTTGATTGGTTAGCACCACTAAAATTTATTCAGCTCCCGCCAGGGCGGCTGGTGATGGCCAGTGAACTCTTCGATCCTGACATAGAGGTGTTGAAGGACCTCTTCTATGACGAAGAGGAAGCTTGTTTCCCACCTTCGGCCTTTACCTCCCCAGACATCCTTCACTCTTTAAGACAGATTGGCTTGAAAAATGAAGCCAGTCTCAAAGAGAAAGATGTTGTGCAAGTGGCTAAAAAAATTGAAGCCTTACAGGCCAGTTCTTGTCCAAATCAGGACACTCTCCTGAAGAAAGCCAGGACACTCTTACTGGTTTTAAATAAGAACCCTGCCCTGCTGCACTCATGTGAAGGGAAGGCGACCTTAAAGAAGATAAAATGGGTTCCAGCTTGCAAGGAAAGGCCCCCAAACTACCCAGGCTCCTTAGTCTGGAAGGGCGACCTCTGTGAGCTCTGTGCACCCCCTGACATGTGCGATGCAGCCCATGCCATCCTGGTTGGCTCGTCACTTCCCCTCGTGGAGAGCGTACATGTAAACTTGGAGAAAGCTTTAGGCATCCTCACAAAACCTGGTATCAACGCTGTCTTAAAGCACTTTAAGATCGTTGTGGATTGGTATACATCAAAGACCTTTAGTGATGAAGACTACTACCAATTCCAACATATTTTGCTTGAAATTTATGGATTCATGCATGATCATTTAAATGAAGGGAAAGATGCTTTCAGAGCCTTAAAATTTCCGTGGGTTTGGACTGGCAAAAAGTTCTGTCCTCTCGCCCAAGCTGTGATAAAACCATTCCATGATCTTGACCTTCAGCCTTATTTGCATAGTGTGCCTAAAACCATGGCAAAGTTCCACCAGCTGTTTAAGGCCTGTGGCTCAATAGAGGAGTTGACAGCAGATCATATTTCCATGGTCATTCAGAAGGTGTATCTCAAAAGTGACCAAGACCTCAGTGACCAGGAAAGCAAACAGAATCTTCATCTTATGTTGAACATTATCAGGTGGCTTTACAGCAATCAGATTCCAGCAAGCCCCAACACACCGGTTCCTATACATCATAGCAAGAACCCTTCCAAGCTCATCATGAAGCCAATTCATGAATGCTGCTACTGTGACATCAAAGTTGATGACCTGAATGACTTACTGGAAGATTCTGTGGAGCCTATCATTTTGGTGCATGAGGACATACCCATGAAAACCGCCGAGTGGCTGAAAGTCCCATGCCTCAGTACAAGACTAATCAACCCTGAGAACATGGGCTTTGAGCAGTCAGGACAACGAGAACCGCTGACGGTAAGGATCAAAAACATTCTGGAAGAGTACCCTTCGGTGTCAGATATCTTTAAAGAGCTTCTTCAAAATGCTGATGATGCAAATGCAACAGAATGCAGCTTCATGATTGACATGAGAAGAAACATGGACATCCGAGAGAATCTCCTGGACCCGGGGATGGCAGCGTGCCATGGGCCGGCTCTGTGGTCGTTCAACAACTCCCAGTTCTCGGATTCAGACTTCGTGAACATAACCAGGCTTGGGGAATCTCTGAAGAGGGCCGAAGTTGACAAGGTTGGGAAGTTTGGTCTTGGGTTCAACTCTGTGTACCACATCACTGACATCCCTGTCATTATGAGCCGAGAGTTCATGATAATGTTTGACCCGAACATCAACCACATTAGCAAGCACATTAAGGACAGGTCTAACCCTGGGATCAAAATTAACTGGAGCAAACAGCAGAAGAGACTCAGGAAGTTTCCTAATCAGTTCAAACCATTCATGAACGTGTTTGACTGTCAGTTGCCCCTGACGGTGGAGGCACCCTACAGTTATAGCGGGACTCTGTTCCGACTGTCCTTCAGAACCCAGCAGGAAGCCAAAGTGAGCGAGGTCAGCAGCACCTGCTACAACACAGCTGACATCTACTCTCTGGTGGATGAGTTTAGTCTCTGTGGACACAGACTCATCATTTTCACTCAGAATGTAACCTCCATGTACTTGAAGTACCTGAAGATTGAGGAGACCAATCCCAGCTTAGCACAGGACACaatagtcataaaaaaaaaaccatgctCCACCAAAGCACTGACCGCACCTGTCATCAGTGTTCTAAAAGAAGCTGCTAAGCTCATGAAAACTTGTGGCACCAGTAACAAAAAGCTCCCCGCCGAGGCCCCCAAGTCATCTTGCATCCTGCAGATCACAGTGGAGGAATTTCACCATGTGTTCCGAAGGATTGCGGACTTACAGTCACCACTTTTCAGAGGTCCAGAAGATGACCCGGCTGCTCTCTTTGAAATGGCTAAGGCGGGCCAATCCAAAAAGCCGTCGGATGAGTTGCCCCAGAAAACTGTGGATTGTACCACATGGCTGATCTGTACCTGCATGGACACAGGGGAGGCACTCAGGTTCTCCCTGAGTGAGAGCGGGAGAAGGTTGGGCCTGGTCCCATGTGGGGCTGTGGCGGTTCTCCTTGCTGAAGTCCAGGACCAGAAGTGGGCCGTGCGGCCACAGGCTGGAGAAGTGTTCTGCTATTTACCCCTGCGGATAAAGACGGGATTGCCAGTTCACATCAATGGGTGCTTTGCTGTTACTTCAAACAGGAAAGAGATCTGGAAGACAGACACGAAGGGGCGCTGGAACACCACCTTTATGAGGCACGTGGTCGTGAAAGCATACTTGGAGGCTCTCAGCGTGCTGCGTGAGCTAGCTGCCAGCGGGGAGCTGACGGACTACACTTACCACACTGTATGGCCTGACCCCGACCTAGTGCATGATGACTTTTCTGTCATCTGCCAAGGGTTTTATGAAGACATCGCCCATGGGAAAGGGAAGGACTTGACGAGGGTCTTCTCCGACGGGTCCATGTGGGTCTCCATGAAGAACGTGAGATTTCTGGATGACTCCATACTTAAAAGAAGAGATGTTGGTCCAGCTGCCTTCAAGATATTTTTGAAATACCTCAAGAAGACAGGGTCGAAAAACCTTTGTGCTGTTGAACTTCCTTCTTCGGTAAAGCTAGGATTTGAAGAAGCTGGCTGCAAACAGATACTGttggaaaatacattttcagaGAGACAGTTTTTTTCAGAAGTGTTTTTCCCAAATATTCAGGAAATTGAAGCAGAACTCAGAGATCCTTTAATGAATTTTGTCCTAAATGAGAAAGTTGATGAGTTCTCGGGGATCCTCCGCGTTACCCCATGTATCCCCTGCTCTTTGGAGGGGCATCCTTTGGTTTTACCATCAAGATTAATCCACCCTGAAGGACGCGTCGCTAAGTTATTTGATACTAAAGATGGACGATTTCCTTACGGTTCCACTCAGGACTATCTAAACCCTATTATTCTGATCAAACTAGTCCAGCTAGGTATGGCGAAGGATGATATTTTGTGGGACGACATGCTGGAGCGTGCAGAGTCAGTAGCTGAAATTAATAAAAGTGATCACGGCGCTGCTTGTCTACGAAGTAGCATCCTGTTAAGTCTTattgatgaaaaactgaaaataagggATCCAAGAGCAAAGGATTTTGCTGCAACGTATCAAACAATCCCCTTCCTCCCATTTCTGACGAAGCCGGCAGGTTTCTCTTTGGACTGGAAAGGCAACAGCTTTAAGCCTGAAACCATGTTTGCAGCAACTGACCTCTATATAGCTGAGCACCAGGATATAGTCTGTCTTTTGCAACCAATTCTAAATGAAAATTCTCATTCCTTCAGAGGCTGTGGGTCTGTGCCCTTGGCGGTGAAGGAGTTTCTGGGTTTGCTCCGGAAACCCACAGTTGAGCTGGTTGTGAACCAGCTGAGAGAAGTTGCAAAGTCAGTTGATGATGGGATCACATTATATCAGGAGAACATCACCAACGCTTGCTACAAATACCTCCATGAGGCGATGATGCAGAATGACAGCACCAAGACGGCAGTCACTGAAAAGCTGAAAACCTTTAGCTTCATTCTAGTTGAGAATGCATATGTCAACTCAGAAAAGGTggcttttcatttaaattttgaagCAGCCCCATACCTTTATCAGTTgcctaataaatataaaaataatttccgTGAACTTTTTGAAAGTGTGGGTGTGAGGCAGTCTTTCACTGTGGAAGATTTTGCCCTCGTTTTGGAATCCATAgctcaagaaaaagaaaccaaacaagTAACAGAAGAGAATTTTCAGCTCTGCCGGCGAATAATCAGTGAGGGGATATGGAGTCTcattagagaaaagaaacaagaattttGTGAGAAAAATTATGGCCACATATTATTGCCAGATACTAACCTTAAGCTTCTCCCTGCGAAGTCTCTGTGCTATAATGACTGCCCCTGGATAAAAGTGAAGGACAGCACTGTCAAGTACTGTCATGCAGACATACCCAGGGAAGTAGCCGTGAAACTGGGTGCAGTGCCAAAGCGGCACAAAGCCCTGGAACGGTATGCATCCAACGTGTGCTTCACGACGCTGGGCTCGGAGTTtgggcagaaagaaaaactgacCAGCAGAATTAAGAGCATCCTCAATGCCTATCcttcagaaaaggaaatgttGAAAGAGCTGCTTCAGAACGCTGATGATGCAAAAGCCACGGAGATCTGCTTTGTGTTTGACCCCAGGCAGCACCCAGTGGACAGGATATTTGATGATAAGTGGGCACCCTTGCAGGGGCCAGCACTGTGTGTGTACAACAACCAGCCTTTCACGGAGGATGACGTCAGAGGGATCCAGAACCTGGGCAGAGGCACCAAGGAAGGGAACCCTTGTAAGACCGGGCAGTATGGGGTGGGGTTCAACTCCGTATATCACATCACAGACTGCCCCTCCTTCATCTCTGGCAATGACATCCTGTGCATTTTCGACCCTCATGCCAGGTATGCACCAGGGGCCACATCTGTCAGTCCTGGACGCATGTTCAGAGACCTGGATGCGGATTTTAGAACTCAGTTCTCGGACGTCCTGGATCTTTACCTGGGAACCCACTTCAAGCTGGACAACTGCACGATGTTCCGATTCCCTCTCCGTAACGCAGAGATGGCAAAGGTTTCGGAGATCTCATCAGTTCCATCATCTGATAGGATGGTCCAGAACCTCCTGGACAAGCTGCGGTCAGATGGGGCAGAGCTGTTAATGTTTCTTAACCACATGGAAAAAATCTCTATTTGTGAAATAGACAAAGCCACGGGTGCCCTGAACGTGCTGTATTCCGTGAAGGGCAACATCACTGACGGGGACCGGCTGAAGAGGAAGCAGTTTCACGCGTCTGTCATTGACAGTGTCACAAAGAAGAGGCAGCTCCCAGACATCCCAGTGCAGCAGGTCACCTACACCATGGACACTGAGGACTCTGAGGGGAGCCTCACCACCTGGCTCATCTGTAACAGGTCTGGCTTCTCTAGCATGGACAAGGTGTCCAAGAGCGTTGTGTCAGCACACAAGAACCAGGACATCACACTCTTCCCTCGCGGGGGTGTGGCTGCCTGCATCACCCACAACTACAAGAAGCCCCACAGGGTCTTCTGCTTCCTGCCACTCTCTTTAGAGACGGGGCTCCCATTCCACGTGAACGGCCACTTTGCACTGGACTCGGCCCGCAGGAACCTGTGGCGAGATGACAACGGGGTCGGCGTGCGCAGCGACTGGAACAGCAGCCTGATGACGGCACTCATTGCGCCTGCGTATGTGGAGCTGCTGGCCCAGCTGAAGAAGCGCTACTTCCCCGGCTCCGACCCAACGCTGTCGGTCCTGCAGAGCACGCCCATCCACGTTGTCAAGGACACGCTGAAGAAGTTCCTGTCATTCTTCCCCGTCAACAGGCTGGACCTCCAGCCAGACCTGTACTGTTTGGTGAAGGCGCTGTACAGCTGCATCCACGATGACATGAAGCGCCTCCTTCCAGTGGTGCGTGCTCCCAGCATCGACGGCTCCGACCTGCACTCCGCCGTCATCATCACCTGGGTCAACATGTCCACCTCAAATAAAACCAGGCCGTTCTTTGACAATCTACTGCAGGATGAGCTACAGCACCTTAAAAACGCAGATTATAACATCACCACACGCAAAACGGTCGCAGAAAACGTCTACAGGCTGAAACACCTGCTCTTGGAGATCGGCTTCAACCTGGTTTATAACTGTGATGAGACTGCTAACCTGTACCACTGCCTTGTGGACGCCAACATCCCTGTGAGCTACGTCACCCCTGCCGATGTCCGGGCTTTCTTAATGACCTTTTCCTCCCCCGACACCAACTGCCATATTGGGAAGCTGCCCTGTCGTCTCCAGCAGACCAACCTGAagcttttccacagtttaaaacTTTTAGTCGATTATTGTTTTAAGGACACAGAAGAAAGTGAGTTTGAAGTGGAAGGCCTGCCCCTTCTCATTACCCTGGACAGTGTTTTGCAAACTTTTGATGCAAAACGTCCCAAGTTTCTAACAACATACCATGAACTGATCCCATCCCGCAAAGACCTGTTCATGAACACACTGTACTTGAAGTACAGCAATATTTTACTGAACTGCAAAGTCGCAAAAGTGTTTGACATTTCCAGCTTTGCTGACCTGCTGCCCTCTGTGCTGCCCCGCGAGTACAAGACCAAGAGCTGCACCAAGTGGAAAGACAGCTTTGCCAGTGAGTCTTGGCTGAAGAATGCCTGGCATTTCATCAGCGAGTCCATGAACGTGAAGGAGGACCAAGAGGAAACAAAGCCAGCCTTTGATGCCGTCATGGACACCCTGAGAGACTGGGCCCTGCTCCCCGGAACAAAGTTCACTGTGTCGGCCAACCAGCTTGTGGTCCCTGAGGGGGACGTCCTGCTCCCGCTGAGCCTCATGCACATCGCTGTATTCCCAAACGCCCAGACTGATAAGGTTTTTCATGCCCTCATGAAAGCTGGCTGCATTCAGCTGGCTTTGAACAAAATCTGCTCCAAAGACAGTGCATTTGTCCCTCTGTTGTCCTCTCACACGGCCAACATAGAGAGCCCCACAAGCATTTTGAAGGCTGTGCATTACATGGTCCAAACCTCAACgtttagaactgaaaaattagTGGAAAATGACTTTGAAGCACTTTTGATGTATTTCAACTGCAATTTGAATCACTTGATGTCTCAAGatgacataaaaattttaaagtcacttCCATGCTACAAATCCATCAGTGGTCGCTACATGAGCATTGCAAAGTTTGGAACATGCTACGTGCTTACAAAAAGTATTCCCTCCGCTGAAGTGGAAAAATGGACGCAATCATCGTCCTCTGCATTTCTTGAAGAAAAAATACACCTGAAAGAACTGTATGAGCTTCTGGGTTGTGTACCTGTGGATGATCTTGAGGTATATTTGAAACACCTCTTACCAAAAATTGAAAATCTCTCTTACGATGCAAAACTAGAGCATTTGATTTATCTCAAGAATAGACTGTCGAATGTTGAGGAGCTGTCTGAGATCAAGGAACAACTTTTTGAAAAGCTGGAAGGCTTATTGATAATCCACGATGCTAACAACCGACTAAAGCAAGCAAAGCATTTCTATGACAGAACTGTAAGAGTTTTTGAAGTTATGCTTCCTGAAAAATTGTTCATCCCAAAggacttctttaaaaaactggaacaaCTTATAAAACCCAAAAATCAAGTTGCATTTATGACCTCTTGGGTAGAATTCCTAAGAAACATTGGACTGAAACACATCCTTTCTCAGCAGCAGTTGTTGCAGTTTGCTAAGGAGATCAGTGTGCGAGCTAATACAGAAAACTGGTCTAAGGAAACGCTGCAGAACACGGTCGACATCCTTCTCCATCACATATTCCAGGAACGAACGGATCTGTTCGTGGGGGACTTCCTGAAAGAACTGTCTCTGATCCCCTTCTTGTGTCCAGAGCGGGCTCCCGCAGAGTTCATCCGATTTCACCCTCAATATCAGGAGGTGAACGGGACGCTCCCCCTCATCAGGTTCAGCGGTGCCCAGGTGAACCCGAAGTTCAAGCAGTGCGatgtgctgcagctgctgtggaCGTCCTGCCCCATCCTCCCAGAGAAGGCCACGCCCCTGAGCATCAGGGAGCAAGCAGGGAGTGACCTCGGCCCCCAGGAGCAGCTGGAGCAGGTTCTGAGCCTGCTGAACGTGAACCTTGACCCCCCCGTGGACAAGGTCATCAACAACTGCAGGAATGTGTGCAACATCACGACACTGGATGAAGATATGGTCAGGACTAGAGCCAAGGTCCTGAGGAGCATATACGAGTTCCTCAGCGCCGAGAAGAGGGAGTTCCGTTTCCAGCTGCGGGGTGTTGCTTTTGTGATGGTGGAAGATGGCTGGAAGCTCCTGAAGCCGGAGGAGGTGGTGATCAACCTGGAGTACGAGTCCGATTTCAAGCCGTATCTGTACAAGCTGCCCTTAGAGCTGGGCACCTTCCACCAGCTGTTCAAACATTTGGGTACTGAGGACGTCATCTCCACCAAGCAGTATGTGGAGGTGCTGAGCCGCATCTTCAAGAACTCCGAAGGGAAGCAGCTGGACCCGAACGAGATGCGCACTGTCAAGAGGGTTGTTTCTGGCCTGTTCAGGAGTCTGCAGAACGACTCCGTCAAGGTACGGGGCGACCTGGAGAACATCCGGGACCTCGCACTCTACCTGCCAAGCCAGGATGGCCGGCTGGTCAGGTCGAGCATCCTGGTGTTCGATGACGCCCCACACTACAAGAGCCGGATCCAGGGCAGCATCGGGGTGCAGATGCTGGTGGACCTCAGCCAGTGTTACTTGGGGAAGGACCACGGCTTCCACACCAAGCTCATCATGCTCTTCCCCCAGAAACTGCGTCCGCGCCTGCTGAGCAGCATCCTGGAGGAGCAGCTGGACGAGGAGACCCCCAGGGTGTGCCAGTTCGGGGCACTGTGCTCACTCCAAGGCCGGCTGCAGCTCCTGCTGTCCTCTGAGCAGTTCATCGCGGGCCTCGTCAGGATCATGAAGCATGAGAATGACAATGCCTTCCTGGCCAATGAGGAGAAGGCCATCCGCCTCTGCAAGGCCCTCCGGGAAGGGCTGAAGGTGTCCTGCTTCGAGAAGCTTCAGACCACACTACGGGTGAAAGGCTTCAACCCCATCCCCCAGAGCAGGAGCGAGACCTTTGCTTTCCTGAAGCGGTTTGGGAATGCCGTCATCCTGCTGTACATACAACACTCAGACAGTAAGGACATCAACTTCCTGCTGGCCTTGGCCATGACGCTGAAGTCGGCGACCGACAACCTGATCTCCGACACATCCTACCTAATTGCTATGCTGGGATGCAACGACATTTACAGGATCAGTGAGAAGCTTGACAGCCTAGGCGTGAAGTACGACTCTTCAGAACCATCAAAACTTGAACTGCCAATGCCTGGCACGCCAATACCTGCTGAGATTCATTACACCCTGCTCATGGACCCCATGAATGTCTTTTACCCGGGAGAGTATGTTGGGTACCTTGTCGATGCCGAAGGCGGGGACATCTACGGGTCGTACCAGCCGACGTACACGTATGCCATCATCGTACAAGAGGTCGAAAGAGAAGACGCCGACAACTCGAGCTTCCTAGGAAAGATTTATCAGATTGACATTGGCTACAGTGAATACAAAATCGTTAGCTCTCTGGATCTGTACAAGTTCTCACGGCCAGAGGAGAGCTCCCAGAGCAGAGACAGTGCCCCTTCCACCCCTACCAGCCCCACGGAGTTCCTGGCCCCCGGTCTTCGAAGCGTCCCACCCCTCTTCCCTGGGAGAGAGGGCCTCAAGACCCCATCTTCCAAGCATCATTCCCCCAAAAAGCTCAAGGCTACTT
The sequence above is drawn from the Bos javanicus breed banteng chromosome 12, ARS-OSU_banteng_1.0, whole genome shotgun sequence genome and encodes:
- the SACS gene encoding sacsin isoform X1 — protein: METQDNRWLRVTVLPGCAGCRTVAVPASWTVRDVKRRLAAETGFPASEQRLWLGGRQLSDWIKIGDLTSQNCHLFVNLQSKGLKGGGRFGQTTPPLVDFLKDILRRYPEGGQILKELIQNAEDAGATEVKFLYDETQYGTQTLWSKDMAQYQGPALYVYNNAVFTPEDWHGIQEIARSRKKDDPLKVGRFGIGFNSVYHITDVPCIFSGDQIGMLDPHQTLFGPHESGQCWNLRDDSKEISELSDQFAPFIGLFGSTKETFVKGSFPGTFFRFPLRRQPSQLSGTLYNKQKVLELFESFQADSDTVLLFLKNVQDVSLHVREADGSEKLVFRVTAREPAAPAPERPGAVEALGAALSDYCERVPSGGVTCVTYPVSIVLEDGDAQGARETSWLVCNSVGGRGLSAQLDALADELRFVPVIGIATPLPGLAEEHGAAGFSGKAFCFLPLPPGEESRTGLPVHVSGFFGLTDNRRSIKWRELDQWRDPAAVWNELLVLSVVPRAYAALILDAVARLRAGCSPGLPLSVAGVYGLWPDAAQVKLPWRPALEPLFQELFQHEVLPSLGGHWVPLEQACFSDLDEGLDYAPAVLRFLQRSGKEVVRVPAHLAAAAELMASSAGPLTQVTPAWTRQVLRKVGLGGASAPERLHLLEFVLSDQAYSELLGLELLPLQSGAFVPFSSSACDQDVIYIASDEHPRSLFPGLEGRFLLDNLKPHLLAALKEAAQTRAQQLLWGYSGRPCTQLQLLNTDRFARLIKEVMNTFWPGRELIVQWYPCDEDRKHPSVSWLRMVWKHLYVHFSEDLTLFDEMPLIPRTPLEEGQTCVELIRLRAPSLVILDNESEAQLPEFLADVVQKLGGIVLKKLDASIQHPLIKKYIHLPSPSAVLHIMEKMPLQKLCNQVASLLPTHKDALRKFLANLTESSEKEKRIIQELTIFKRINHSSSQGLSSYTRLKGCRVLHPAATLPAGLRLSISVVDSSDEATIRLANLLKVEKVRTTSCLKLILKDIESTFYSQEEVTHLVLWVLENLSSLKSENPNVLDWLAPLKFIQLPPGRLVMASELFDPDIEVLKDLFYDEEEACFPPSAFTSPDILHSLRQIGLKNEASLKEKDVVQVAKKIEALQASSCPNQDTLLKKARTLLLVLNKNPALLHSCEGKATLKKIKWVPACKERPPNYPGSLVWKGDLCELCAPPDMCDAAHAILVGSSLPLVESVHVNLEKALGILTKPGINAVLKHFKIVVDWYTSKTFSDEDYYQFQHILLEIYGFMHDHLNEGKDAFRALKFPWVWTGKKFCPLAQAVIKPFHDLDLQPYLHSVPKTMAKFHQLFKACGSIEELTADHISMVIQKVYLKSDQDLSDQESKQNLHLMLNIIRWLYSNQIPASPNTPVPIHHSKNPSKLIMKPIHECCYCDIKVDDLNDLLEDSVEPIILVHEDIPMKTAEWLKVPCLSTRLINPENMGFEQSGQREPLTVRIKNILEEYPSVSDIFKELLQNADDANATECSFMIDMRRNMDIRENLLDPGMAACHGPALWSFNNSQFSDSDFVNITRLGESLKRAEVDKVGKFGLGFNSVYHITDIPVIMSREFMIMFDPNINHISKHIKDRSNPGIKINWSKQQKRLRKFPNQFKPFMNVFDCQLPLTVEAPYSYSGTLFRLSFRTQQEAKVSEVSSTCYNTADIYSLVDEFSLCGHRLIIFTQNVTSMYLKYLKIEETNPSLAQDTIVIKKKPCSTKALTAPVISVLKEAAKLMKTCGTSNKKLPAEAPKSSCILQITVEEFHHVFRRIADLQSPLFRGPEDDPAALFEMAKAGQSKKPSDELPQKTVDCTTWLICTCMDTGEALRFSLSESGRRLGLVPCGAVAVLLAEVQDQKWAVRPQAGEVFCYLPLRIKTGLPVHINGCFAVTSNRKEIWKTDTKGRWNTTFMRHVVVKAYLEALSVLRELAASGELTDYTYHTVWPDPDLVHDDFSVICQGFYEDIAHGKGKDLTRVFSDGSMWVSMKNVRFLDDSILKRRDVGPAAFKIFLKYLKKTGSKNLCAVELPSSVKLGFEEAGCKQILLENTFSERQFFSEVFFPNIQEIEAELRDPLMNFVLNEKVDEFSGILRVTPCIPCSLEGHPLVLPSRLIHPEGRVAKLFDTKDGRFPYGSTQDYLNPIILIKLVQLGMAKDDILWDDMLERAESVAEINKSDHGAACLRSSILLSLIDEKLKIRDPRAKDFAATYQTIPFLPFLTKPAGFSLDWKGNSFKPETMFAATDLYIAEHQDIVCLLQPILNENSHSFRGCGSVPLAVKEFLGLLRKPTVELVVNQLREVAKSVDDGITLYQENITNACYKYLHEAMMQNDSTKTAVTEKLKTFSFILVENAYVNSEKVAFHLNFEAAPYLYQLPNKYKNNFRELFESVGVRQSFTVEDFALVLESIAQEKETKQVTEENFQLCRRIISEGIWSLIREKKQEFCEKNYGHILLPDTNLKLLPAKSLCYNDCPWIKVKDSTVKYCHADIPREVAVKLGAVPKRHKALERYASNVCFTTLGSEFGQKEKLTSRIKSILNAYPSEKEMLKELLQNADDAKATEICFVFDPRQHPVDRIFDDKWAPLQGPALCVYNNQPFTEDDVRGIQNLGRGTKEGNPCKTGQYGVGFNSVYHITDCPSFISGNDILCIFDPHARYAPGATSVSPGRMFRDLDADFRTQFSDVLDLYLGTHFKLDNCTMFRFPLRNAEMAKVSEISSVPSSDRMVQNLLDKLRSDGAELLMFLNHMEKISICEIDKATGALNVLYSVKGNITDGDRLKRKQFHASVIDSVTKKRQLPDIPVQQVTYTMDTEDSEGSLTTWLICNRSGFSSMDKVSKSVVSAHKNQDITLFPRGGVAACITHNYKKPHRVFCFLPLSLETGLPFHVNGHFALDSARRNLWRDDNGVGVRSDWNSSLMTALIAPAYVELLAQLKKRYFPGSDPTLSVLQSTPIHVVKDTLKKFLSFFPVNRLDLQPDLYCLVKALYSCIHDDMKRLLPVVRAPSIDGSDLHSAVIITWVNMSTSNKTRPFFDNLLQDELQHLKNADYNITTRKTVAENVYRLKHLLLEIGFNLVYNCDETANLYHCLVDANIPVSYVTPADVRAFLMTFSSPDTNCHIGKLPCRLQQTNLKLFHSLKLLVDYCFKDTEESEFEVEGLPLLITLDSVLQTFDAKRPKFLTTYHELIPSRKDLFMNTLYLKYSNILLNCKVAKVFDISSFADLLPSVLPREYKTKSCTKWKDSFASESWLKNAWHFISESMNVKEDQEETKPAFDAVMDTLRDWALLPGTKFTVSANQLVVPEGDVLLPLSLMHIAVFPNAQTDKVFHALMKAGCIQLALNKICSKDSAFVPLLSSHTANIESPTSILKAVHYMVQTSTFRTEKLVENDFEALLMYFNCNLNHLMSQDDIKILKSLPCYKSISGRYMSIAKFGTCYVLTKSIPSAEVEKWTQSSSSAFLEEKIHLKELYELLGCVPVDDLEVYLKHLLPKIENLSYDAKLEHLIYLKNRLSNVEELSEIKEQLFEKLEGLLIIHDANNRLKQAKHFYDRTVRVFEVMLPEKLFIPKDFFKKLEQLIKPKNQVAFMTSWVEFLRNIGLKHILSQQQLLQFAKEISVRANTENWSKETLQNTVDILLHHIFQERTDLFVGDFLKELSLIPFLCPERAPAEFIRFHPQYQEVNGTLPLIRFSGAQVNPKFKQCDVLQLLWTSCPILPEKATPLSIREQAGSDLGPQEQLEQVLSLLNVNLDPPVDKVINNCRNVCNITTLDEDMVRTRAKVLRSIYEFLSAEKREFRFQLRGVAFVMVEDGWKLLKPEEVVINLEYESDFKPYLYKLPLELGTFHQLFKHLGTEDVISTKQYVEVLSRIFKNSEGKQLDPNEMRTVKRVVSGLFRSLQNDSVKVRGDLENIRDLALYLPSQDGRLVRSSILVFDDAPHYKSRIQGSIGVQMLVDLSQCYLGKDHGFHTKLIMLFPQKLRPRLLSSILEEQLDEETPRVCQFGALCSLQGRLQLLLSSEQFIAGLVRIMKHENDNAFLANEEKAIRLCKALREGLKVSCFEKLQTTLRVKGFNPIPQSRSETFAFLKRFGNAVILLYIQHSDSKDINFLLALAMTLKSATDNLISDTSYLIAMLGCNDIYRISEKLDSLGVKYDSSEPSKLELPMPGTPIPAEIHYTLLMDPMNVFYPGEYVGYLVDAEGGDIYGSYQPTYTYAIIVQEVEREDADNSSFLGKIYQIDIGYSEYKIVSSLDLYKFSRPEESSQSRDSAPSTPTSPTEFLAPGLRSVPPLFPGREGLKTPSSKHHSPKKLKATSLPEILKEVTSVVEQAWKLPESERKKIIRRLYLKWHPDKNPEDHDMANEVFKHLQNEINRLEKQAFLDQNADRASRRTFPTSATRFQSEKFSFQRFYTSWNQEATSHKSERQQQNKEKGPPPAGQTYSQRFFVPPTFKTVGNPVEARRWLRQARANFSAARNDLHKNANEWVCFKCFLSAKLALIAADYAVRGKSDKDVKPTALAQKIEEYSQQLEGLTNDVHTLEAYGVDSLKTRYPDLLPFPQIPNDRFTSEVAMRVMECTACIIIKLENFIQQKV